A window of the Candidatus Nitrosotalea okcheonensis genome harbors these coding sequences:
- a CDS encoding DNA-3-methyladenine glycosylase I, with product MECYHDDTLPRCKWATGDLMVRYHDDKWGIPLHADQELFEMLILEGAQAGLSWSTILKRQDTYRQAFDNFDPRKISKYTRRDISRLLEDDGIIRNKLKIHSAINNAKRFLEIQKEFGSFDRYIWSFVNHVSIVNRPKRHSDVPVSTNLSDKISADLKKRGFNFVGTTICYAFMQAIGIVNDHTQDCFKCKK from the coding sequence ATGGAATGTTACCATGATGATACCCTGCCAAGGTGCAAGTGGGCAACAGGGGATTTGATGGTACGTTATCATGATGACAAGTGGGGCATTCCGCTTCATGCAGACCAAGAGCTGTTTGAAATGCTGATACTTGAGGGTGCACAAGCAGGATTGTCATGGAGTACTATTCTTAAAAGACAAGATACGTACAGGCAGGCGTTTGATAATTTTGATCCAAGAAAAATTTCCAAGTATACTCGGAGGGATATCTCCAGGCTGTTGGAAGATGATGGAATAATTAGAAACAAGCTAAAGATACACTCTGCCATAAATAATGCCAAGAGATTTCTAGAAATTCAGAAAGAATTTGGTTCATTTGACAGGTACATTTGGAGTTTTGTCAACCATGTATCCATCGTCAACCGCCCGAAAAGACATTCTGATGTTCCTGTATCAACCAATCTATCAGACAAGATTAGTGCAGACTTGAAAAAAAGGGGCTTTAATTTTGTAGGAACTACGATATGCTATGCATTCATGCAGGCAATAGGGATTGTAAATGATCACACGCAAGATTGTTTCAAGTGCAAGAAATGA
- a CDS encoding ArsB/NhaD family transporter: MARNKPKRILDLPMKEYIALAVFAIVYVLIVGRIRFKVPIWIAMSIGAVLMVSLQVIDVKSAAKSIQVDVIVFLFAMFSIISALDRSGLLKLVAAKMMSKARTPELLLMAIVVGMGLLSAFLVNDTLALMGIPLIIYISRHVGARPVVLLIALAFGITVGSAMTPIGNPQNLLIALQSGISLPFTSFLKFLAVPTVVNLFLTWYVLKIYFKKDLQQMSHNYEDNTMISSVKIENPRLAKISLAVLLATIAGFFVSEVLRFLHVIDIDISIVALIGAAALYAASGQRYDILKSVNYTVLVFFAAMFVVTGALWSSGTISLFMKYLPIPNPHDLVQSSAVISAYSITLGQILSNVPFVALYNHVMIANGFTGAHVAQWMMLAASSTISGNLTILGAASSIIIIQAAESKGVKAFTFFEFFKIGILVTAVNLAVYYVFIVSLGMLS; encoded by the coding sequence TTGGCAAGAAATAAACCCAAGCGTATTCTTGACTTGCCAATGAAGGAGTATATCGCGCTAGCAGTTTTTGCAATTGTCTATGTTCTAATTGTGGGAAGGATTCGATTCAAGGTACCAATATGGATTGCAATGTCTATTGGGGCGGTACTCATGGTATCACTCCAAGTCATTGATGTAAAATCTGCTGCAAAATCCATCCAGGTTGATGTCATTGTATTTCTCTTTGCAATGTTTAGTATTATTTCAGCGCTTGACAGGTCGGGCCTGTTAAAACTTGTAGCTGCAAAGATGATGTCAAAAGCCAGGACCCCTGAATTGTTATTGATGGCAATTGTTGTCGGCATGGGGTTGCTTTCGGCATTTCTTGTAAATGATACCCTTGCCTTGATGGGAATTCCTCTGATAATATACATCTCAAGGCATGTTGGTGCAAGACCTGTGGTACTTTTGATTGCACTTGCATTTGGAATTACGGTGGGAAGTGCCATGACTCCAATTGGCAACCCGCAAAATCTCTTGATTGCCCTACAGAGTGGAATTTCATTACCGTTTACAAGTTTTCTGAAATTTCTTGCAGTTCCAACTGTTGTGAACCTGTTCCTTACGTGGTATGTGCTTAAAATTTATTTCAAAAAGGACTTGCAGCAAATGTCTCACAACTATGAAGATAATACCATGATATCTAGTGTGAAAATTGAAAACCCGCGCCTTGCAAAGATATCGCTTGCTGTATTGCTTGCAACAATTGCAGGCTTTTTTGTATCCGAAGTCTTGCGTTTTCTGCATGTAATTGACATTGACATCAGCATCGTTGCATTGATTGGCGCAGCAGCCCTCTATGCTGCAAGCGGCCAGAGGTATGATATCCTAAAGAGTGTAAACTATACTGTCCTGGTATTTTTTGCAGCCATGTTTGTGGTTACAGGTGCCCTGTGGTCTTCTGGGACAATTTCATTGTTTATGAAATATCTCCCGATTCCAAACCCGCATGACCTGGTGCAGAGCAGTGCTGTAATCTCTGCATACAGCATAACACTTGGACAAATATTGAGCAATGTCCCGTTTGTCGCATTGTACAATCACGTCATGATTGCAAATGGCTTTACAGGTGCACATGTAGCCCAGTGGATGATGCTTGCAGCATCCTCTACGATTTCAGGAAACCTGACAATACTTGGTGCCGCAAGCAGTATTATCATAATACAAGCCGCTGAATCAAAGGGCGTCAAGGCCTTTACGTTTTTCGAGTTTTTTAAAATTGGTATATTGGTGACTGCGGTAAACTTGGCGGTATACTATGTGTTCATTGTATCCCTTGGGATGCTGTCTTAA